One genomic window of Gemmatimonadaceae bacterium includes the following:
- a CDS encoding FtsX-like permease family protein: VDQTRLIMRGLRHDRPGEEDSFSIETSNALAGLLATVTGYFGAVAVAIAAISLVVGGIVIMNIMLVSVTERTREVGIRKALGATRLNILLQFLIEAVVLCLLGGLIGVMLGAGGASVLHRVMHWNTDVSSGSVILAFVFSGMVGIVFGVWPARRAATLDPIVALRYE, translated from the coding sequence CCGTCGATCAGACCCGGCTCATCATGCGCGGCCTGCGCCACGACCGTCCCGGTGAGGAGGACAGCTTCAGCATCGAAACTTCGAACGCGCTCGCCGGCCTGCTTGCCACCGTCACTGGCTACTTCGGCGCGGTCGCGGTTGCCATCGCTGCCATCTCGCTTGTAGTCGGCGGCATCGTCATCATGAACATCATGCTCGTCTCGGTCACCGAACGCACGCGCGAGGTCGGCATCCGCAAGGCGCTTGGCGCGACGCGGCTCAACATCCTGCTGCAGTTTCTCATCGAAGCGGTGGTGCTGTGCCTGTTGGGCGGATTGATCGGCGTGATGCTCGGCGCCGGCGGCGCGTCGGTGCTGCACCGCGTGATGCACTGGAACACTGACGTGTCCAGCGGGTCGGTGATTCTGGCATTCGTGTTCTCGGGGATGGTCGGCATCGTGTTCGGCGTGTGGCCGGCGCGGCGGGCGGCGACACTCGATCCGATCGTTGCGTTGCGATACGAATAG